TGATGTATTGGTCGATGATCTCGTTGGTGATGCCGGCGATCTGATTGTTCGTAATATACTGACCCCACTCGATTTCGTTCTCGACCGCCGTGCGCATCATCTGCCGCAGCTCCTCGACGAATACCGGCGTGAACAGCTCCGGGTTCTCCTTGCGGATTTCGCGGAAAATGCCCTGGAACAGCGCCAAATGCGTAAGCTCGTCGCGCTGAATGTATTTGATCTCGGAGACGGTGCCGAGCATTTTGCCCTGGCGCCCGAGCGCGTAGAAGAAGCTGAAGCCGCTGTAGAAATAGATGCCCTCGAGAATATAGTTGGCCATGATCGTCTTCACCAAATTTTGCGACGACGGATTGGCGATGAAGTTCTCATACAAGTCGGTGATGAAGCGGTTGCGCTTCAGCAGGTTTTTGTCCTCGCGCCACAGGTTGTAAATCTGGTCGCGCACCTCGGCCGAGCAGACGCTGTCGAGAATGTACGAATACGACTGGCTGTGCACCGCTTCCTGGAAGGTGTGCACCGTCAGGCACAGGTTGACCTCCGGCGCGGTGATGTATTCGTTCACGTTCGGCAGATTGGCCGTCTGCAGCGAATCGAGGAAGATGAGGAAGCTGATGATTTTATCGTAGCTGTTGCGCTCGGAAAGGGTGAGATTGCGGTAATCCTTCGCATCCTGCGCCAGCGGAATTTCCTCCGGAATCCAGAAATTGTTCATCATCGTCCGGTACATTCGGGTCGCCCAGTCGTATTTCACGTTGTTCAGCTCGATCAGGTTCGTCGTGTTGCCGCCGATCATGCGGCGCTTGCCCCAGTCGCGGTCCCCGTCCTCGTTGAACAGCTTTTTCTTTTGCAGTTCCATGCTTGTCTGGCCCTCCTAATCAATGGTTGCCGAATCGGGCAGAAAAACTGCAGCGCGTTACGCGCTGCAGCTTACGCAATCTTCGACCTCGAGGCTTTTGTTGCGGCAGTAGTACACGGTTTTGAGCCCATTCTCCCAGGCGGCGACGTACAGGTCGAGGAACGCCTTCGCCGTATACTCCGGCGTGATGTAGAGGTTGAACGACTGGGCCTGGTCAATATGGCGCTGGCGCCGGCCGGCGGCCTTGATGCTCCAGTGCTGGTCGATATGGTGGGCTTCCTTATACAGCCAGAACGTTTCCTCGCTCAAATTCGGCGCCGTCTGCGGGATAACCGCATTTTTCTTCTCTTCGACGAAAAATTTGTTGAAAATCGGGTCGATGCCGGCCGTCGAGCCGGAGATCAGCGAGGTCGAAGCCGTCGGCGCGATCGCGAACATCCAGGCGTTGCGCACGCCGTGCTCGGCCACGTCCGCCTTCAGCTGCTGCCACATCGGGCTGTCGTAGCCGCGCCGGGCAAAATATTCGCCCGTCTGCCATTCGCTGCCCTCGAACGCCTGGTACGTTCCTTTCTCGCGGGCGATATTCATCGACGCCTTGACCGCGCAGTAGTTGATCCATTCGTACAGCTCGTCCGCTTTCTCGAGATGCTCGTCCGACTCCCAGGCAATCCCGTTCAAGGCGAGCCACTGATGATAGCCGCTCGTGCCGAGGCCGACGGCGCGGTATTTGCGGTTCGTGATTTCCGCCTGCGGAATCGGATAATGGTTCAAGTCGATGACGTTGTCCATCATCCGCATCTGGCAGGAGACGACCTCCTCGATTTCCTCCTTCGTCCGGGTCCGGCCGAGGTTGAGGGAGGACAGGTTGCAGACGACGTAGTCGCCGCTTTTGATCTGCGTCGTAATAATGCCGTCCTCGTGCGTCGTCGAGACGTATTCGGTCGGGCTCATATTCTGGCAAATCTCCGTGCACAGGTTGGAGCAGTAGATGATGCCTTTATGCTTGTTCGGGTTCGCGCGGTTGACCGTGTCGCGGAAGAAGACGAACGGCGTCCCCGTCTCGAACGAGCTGGTCAGGATGCGCTTCATGATTTCGATCGCCGGAATTTCGTCGTGGGACAGGCTCGGATGGGCGACGCACTCCTCGTAGCGGCGCTCCCACTCCTCGCCCCAGGAATCCTCCAGCGACCAGCCCATGTAGGTGCGCACCTCATGCGGATCGAACAGGTACCATGATTCGCGTTCCTGCACCTTCTTCATGAACAGGTCCGGAATGCAGACGCCGGGGAAAATATCGTGCGCCTTCATCCGGTCGTCGCCGTTGTTCGTCTTCAGGTTCAGGAAGTCGAGAACGTCTTTATGCCACACATCGAGGTAGACCGCGACGGCGCCGGAACGGACGCCGAGCTGGTCGACCGCGACCGCGGTGTTGTTGTAGTTCTTGATCCACGGCACGACGCCGCCGGCGACGCCCTTGTATCCGCGGATGTTGGAGCCGCGGCTGCGCACCTTGCCGACGTAGATGCCCATGCCGCCGCCGAATTTCGAAACCTGCGCGAAGCTGGAGTCGACATTATAGATACCCCACAGGTTGTCCGGCACCGTGTCGATAAAGCAGCTCGACAGCTGGTGGAACGGCTTGCGCGCGTTTGCGAGCGTCGGCGTCGCGACCGTCATCTGCAGGCGGCTCAGCACGTCGTAAAATTTGCGCGCCCAGGCCAGCTTGTCCTTTTCCTTCATCGCCAGATGCATCGCCACGCCCATGAACAGCTCCTGCGGCAGCTCCAGCACTTCGCCGTTGAAGCCTTTGATCAGGTAGCGGTCGGCCAGCGTTTTGAGTCCGATATAATTGAATAAATAATCGCGTTCGGGCTGGATGTAGTTGCCGAGCTCGCGGATTTCGTCCCGGGAGTAATGCTCGAGTATGTATTTGCCGTAAAAGCCCTTCTCGGTCAAGTAGGTGATGAGCGAATAAAAGTCCCCGTAGCCGAAATACCCGTATTTGCGGTTAATGGCCGACTCCTTGTACAGGTCGT
This genomic window from Paenibacillus humicola contains:
- a CDS encoding ribonucleotide-diphosphate reductase subunit beta, whose translation is MELQKKKLFNEDGDRDWGKRRMIGGNTTNLIELNNVKYDWATRMYRTMMNNFWIPEEIPLAQDAKDYRNLTLSERNSYDKIISFLIFLDSLQTANLPNVNEYITAPEVNLCLTVHTFQEAVHSQSYSYILDSVCSAEVRDQIYNLWREDKNLLKRNRFITDLYENFIANPSSQNLVKTIMANYILEGIYFYSGFSFFYALGRQGKMLGTVSEIKYIQRDELTHLALFQGIFREIRKENPELFTPVFVEELRQMMRTAVENEIEWGQYITNNQIAGITNEIIDQYIKFLSNERLSKLGLDILYPEISEHPMRWVESFSNMNGMKTDFFEQKVTNYSKSSNLNWGDL
- a CDS encoding ribonucleoside-diphosphate reductase subunit alpha is translated as MDIIKRNGQKEELIFSKLKKVIDFSCAGYADCDPLELETALLPYFRNNITTKEIQRTLIQVAVEKTSIEEPNWQYVAAKLLVYDLYKESAINRKYGYFGYGDFYSLITYLTEKGFYGKYILEHYSRDEIRELGNYIQPERDYLFNYIGLKTLADRYLIKGFNGEVLELPQELFMGVAMHLAMKEKDKLAWARKFYDVLSRLQMTVATPTLANARKPFHQLSSCFIDTVPDNLWGIYNVDSSFAQVSKFGGGMGIYVGKVRSRGSNIRGYKGVAGGVVPWIKNYNNTAVAVDQLGVRSGAVAVYLDVWHKDVLDFLNLKTNNGDDRMKAHDIFPGVCIPDLFMKKVQERESWYLFDPHEVRTYMGWSLEDSWGEEWERRYEECVAHPSLSHDEIPAIEIMKRILTSSFETGTPFVFFRDTVNRANPNKHKGIIYCSNLCTEICQNMSPTEYVSTTHEDGIITTQIKSGDYVVCNLSSLNLGRTRTKEEIEEVVSCQMRMMDNVIDLNHYPIPQAEITNRKYRAVGLGTSGYHQWLALNGIAWESDEHLEKADELYEWINYCAVKASMNIAREKGTYQAFEGSEWQTGEYFARRGYDSPMWQQLKADVAEHGVRNAWMFAIAPTASTSLISGSTAGIDPIFNKFFVEEKKNAVIPQTAPNLSEETFWLYKEAHHIDQHWSIKAAGRRQRHIDQAQSFNLYITPEYTAKAFLDLYVAAWENGLKTVYYCRNKSLEVEDCVSCSA